One window of the Ureibacillus sp. FSL W7-1570 genome contains the following:
- a CDS encoding YlbF family regulator translates to MSTKLYTKDEIVEKAKEIAHMIAQTEEVEFFKKAEAQINENQVVREKLASLKSLQKQAVNFQHLGKEKALKLVEKKIEEIEKEIDEIPVVQQFKQSQLEVNDLLQLVSNAIATTVTNDIIESTGGNLLTGETGSKVKYSSPGSCS, encoded by the coding sequence ATGTCAACTAAACTTTATACAAAAGATGAAATCGTTGAAAAAGCAAAAGAAATTGCCCACATGATTGCCCAAACAGAAGAAGTGGAGTTTTTCAAAAAAGCGGAAGCACAAATCAATGAAAACCAAGTTGTCCGTGAAAAACTTGCCAGCTTGAAATCCCTTCAAAAGCAGGCGGTGAACTTCCAACATTTAGGGAAGGAAAAGGCGTTAAAATTGGTTGAGAAAAAAATCGAAGAAATCGAAAAAGAAATCGATGAAATCCCGGTTGTGCAGCAATTTAAACAATCCCAGTTGGAAGTGAACGATTTGCTGCAATTGGTATCCAATGCCATCGCGACGACGGTGACGAACGATATCATCGAATCAACAGGCGGCAATTTGCTGACAGGCGAAACAGGATCAAAAGTGAAATACTCCAGCCCTGGCAGCTGCTCTTAA
- the cotE gene encoding outer spore coat protein CotE: MKRLRQIVTKAVIAKGKKRTESSETLRPPNTPTSILGCWVINHHYSAKKVGKYVEVSGKYDVNVWYAYNNHSKTAVYTETIHYKDRIKLHYRDEEIIDSNEVHVKVLQQPNCIEAIINQKGDSFNIVIEREFLVEVIGETKIVVSVHPIEFEEEWHFGDDDEDESSSSSSSSSSSEFDYKESRDSDSSSFQ; the protein is encoded by the coding sequence GTGAAACGTTTGCGTCAAATCGTGACAAAAGCGGTCATCGCGAAGGGGAAAAAGCGTACGGAATCGAGTGAAACTCTACGTCCACCTAACACGCCAACAAGCATTTTGGGATGCTGGGTCATTAACCACCACTACTCCGCAAAAAAAGTTGGAAAATATGTAGAGGTTTCCGGCAAATACGATGTGAACGTATGGTATGCTTACAATAACCATTCCAAAACGGCTGTATATACAGAAACGATTCATTATAAAGACAGAATCAAATTACATTACCGCGATGAAGAGATCATCGATTCCAATGAGGTACACGTAAAAGTGTTGCAACAGCCAAACTGCATTGAAGCGATTATCAATCAAAAAGGCGACAGTTTCAACATTGTGATTGAACGTGAATTTTTAGTGGAAGTCATCGGGGAAACAAAAATCGTTGTATCCGTTCATCCAATCGAATTTGAAGAAGAATGGCATTTTGGCGACGATGATGAAGATGAATCATCCAGCTCTTCATCTTCTTCAAGCTCATCCGAATTTGATTACAAAGAGTCAAGAGACAGCGATTCCTCATCATTTCAATAA